Proteins encoded together in one Deinococcus irradiatisoli window:
- a CDS encoding ABC transporter permease — protein MIRFVPIADPGRGRVVWVTLAALIFALVVAGLVFWAAGTNPFEAYATMLQGTVVDWSGWSEVLRRGTPLLLIGIGLTLAFRAQFFNIGAEGQLLLGAVAAGGLALFTPLPPLLMLPLMFIGGALAGGLWALIAAVLKTRLKVNEILSTLMLNYVATYLLIYLINGPWKGKNVRGFIYSDDFPAFAQLPTLPGTQVGWPTLLLGVLLAVGLQWFLGRSTGGYELRVVGENPEAARYAGISVSSVLFRMAMVTGGAAGLAGVGEVAGIHHKLLEPSQISSGYGFTAVIVAWLARGNPLLCLVTAPLMGIILAGGDVLKINLNLPFRITDVFSGVILMSLIASEIFVKNKVKWGQ, from the coding sequence ATGATCCGCTTCGTTCCGATTGCCGACCCCGGACGCGGGCGCGTCGTGTGGGTCACGCTGGCGGCCCTGATCTTCGCGCTGGTGGTGGCCGGGCTGGTGTTCTGGGCCGCCGGCACCAACCCCTTCGAGGCTTACGCCACCATGCTCCAGGGCACCGTCGTCGACTGGAGCGGCTGGTCCGAAGTGCTGCGCCGGGGCACGCCGCTGCTGCTGATCGGCATCGGCCTGACGCTGGCGTTCCGGGCGCAGTTTTTCAATATCGGCGCCGAAGGTCAGCTGCTGCTGGGCGCGGTGGCGGCCGGCGGGCTGGCCCTGTTTACCCCGCTGCCGCCCCTCTTGATGCTGCCGCTGATGTTCATCGGCGGAGCGCTGGCCGGCGGGCTGTGGGCACTGATCGCCGCCGTGCTCAAGACCCGGCTCAAGGTCAACGAGATTCTCAGCACCCTGATGCTCAACTACGTCGCCACTTACCTGCTGATCTACCTCATCAACGGTCCCTGGAAAGGCAAGAACGTGCGCGGCTTTATCTACAGTGACGACTTTCCCGCCTTCGCGCAGCTGCCCACCCTGCCCGGCACCCAGGTCGGCTGGCCCACCCTGCTGCTGGGCGTGCTGCTGGCGGTGGGGTTGCAGTGGTTTCTGGGGCGCAGCACCGGCGGCTACGAACTGCGGGTGGTGGGCGAGAACCCCGAAGCGGCCCGCTACGCCGGCATCAGCGTGAGCAGCGTGCTGTTCCGGATGGCGATGGTCACCGGCGGCGCGGCAGGCCTGGCCGGGGTGGGCGAGGTCGCCGGCATTCACCACAAGCTGCTCGAACCCAGCCAGATTTCCTCGGGCTACGGCTTTACCGCCGTGATCGTGGCCTGGCTGGCGCGCGGCAACCCGCTGCTGTGCCTCGTCACCGCGCCCTTGATGGGCATCATCCTGGCCGGCGGCGACGTGCTGAAAATCAACCTGAACCTGCCGTTCCGCATCACCGACGTATTCTCCGGCGTCATCCTGATGAGCCTGATCGCCAGCGAGATCTTCGTGAAGAACAAAGTCAAGTGGGGCCAATGA
- a CDS encoding ABC transporter ATP-binding protein, giving the protein MTSPTAPSASPPPVLELRGITKRFPGVVANDNVGLQLHAGEVLALLGENGAGKSTVISVMYGLYRPDEGQILVDGQPVTIGSPAQALRLGIGLVPQHPMLVARHSVAENLALGSGSGLFPARAIAARIRELSERYGLAVDPSSRVSQLSPGEKQRVEILRSLLRGVRVLILDEPTSVLTPQEVGGLFQVMNELKADGKSLIFISHKLGEVLEITDRVTVLRKGKVTGHAPTAGATRESLAEMMVGRSVSFERKRQTPDLAQAPLRLRASGLQALSSRGLPALRGVNLEMRAGEIIGVAGVAGNGQSELVEVLAGLRDRQSGEVQLDGQPLGQDARRIFEAGVAHIPEDRIHMGTVPSMTVAENLALRDYAKAPLARGGVRDLGALGEHARRMVTAFDISTPGVGTASRLLSGGNIQKIILARELGDQAGDQGARLILAVHPTYGLDIGATEQVHRTLMQATERGACVLLVSEDLDELLALSDRIAVMYHGELLGPYDASGATREGIGLIMAGGAGQGGVPHGAGPGDPSEQAGDGEPSHTRGLRA; this is encoded by the coding sequence ATGACTTCGCCTACCGCACCGTCCGCTTCGCCCCCGCCCGTGCTGGAGCTGCGCGGCATCACCAAGCGCTTTCCCGGGGTGGTCGCCAACGACAACGTCGGCCTGCAGCTGCACGCCGGAGAAGTGCTGGCGCTGCTGGGCGAGAACGGCGCCGGGAAAAGCACGGTCATCAGCGTGATGTACGGCCTGTACCGGCCCGACGAGGGTCAGATTCTGGTGGACGGCCAGCCGGTGACCATAGGCAGCCCAGCGCAGGCGCTGAGGCTCGGCATTGGGCTGGTCCCGCAGCACCCGATGCTCGTGGCCCGCCACAGCGTGGCCGAGAACCTGGCGCTGGGCAGCGGCAGCGGCCTCTTTCCGGCCCGCGCCATCGCCGCGCGCATCCGTGAACTCTCGGAGCGCTACGGTCTGGCGGTCGATCCGTCGTCGCGCGTTTCGCAGCTCTCGCCCGGCGAAAAGCAGCGCGTCGAGATTCTGCGCTCGCTGCTGCGCGGCGTCAGGGTGCTGATTCTCGACGAACCCACCAGCGTGCTGACCCCGCAGGAAGTCGGCGGCCTGTTTCAGGTCATGAACGAACTCAAGGCCGACGGCAAGAGCCTGATCTTCATCTCGCACAAGCTCGGCGAGGTGCTGGAGATCACCGACCGGGTGACGGTGCTGCGCAAGGGCAAGGTCACCGGCCACGCGCCCACCGCCGGGGCCACCCGCGAGAGCCTGGCCGAGATGATGGTGGGGCGCTCGGTGAGCTTCGAACGCAAGCGCCAGACGCCCGACCTTGCCCAAGCGCCACTTCGCCTGCGGGCCAGCGGGTTGCAGGCGCTCTCCAGCCGGGGCCTGCCGGCGCTGCGCGGCGTGAACCTGGAGATGCGCGCCGGCGAGATCATCGGGGTGGCCGGGGTCGCCGGCAACGGCCAGAGCGAACTGGTGGAAGTGCTGGCCGGGCTACGCGACCGTCAGTCCGGCGAGGTTCAGCTCGACGGTCAGCCGCTGGGCCAGGACGCCCGGCGCATCTTCGAGGCCGGGGTGGCGCACATTCCCGAAGACCGCATTCACATGGGCACGGTGCCGAGCATGACGGTGGCTGAGAACCTGGCGCTGCGCGACTACGCCAAGGCGCCGCTGGCCCGCGGAGGCGTGCGCGACCTCGGCGCGCTGGGGGAGCATGCCCGGCGGATGGTCACGGCCTTCGACATCAGCACGCCCGGCGTGGGCACCGCCTCGCGGCTGCTCTCGGGCGGCAACATTCAGAAGATCATTCTGGCGCGCGAACTTGGCGACCAGGCCGGCGATCAGGGGGCCAGGCTGATTCTGGCGGTGCATCCCACCTACGGACTGGACATCGGGGCCACCGAGCAGGTCCACCGCACCCTGATGCAGGCCACCGAGCGCGGCGCCTGCGTGCTGCTGGTCAGCGAGGACCTCGACGAACTGCTGGCCCTGTCCGACCGCATCGCGGTGATGTACCACGGCGAACTGCTGGGGCCGTACGACGCCTCGGGTGCCACCCGCGAGGGCATCGGCCTGATCATGGCCGGCGGCGCGGGTCAGGGCGGCGTCCCGCACGGCGCGGGCCCCGGCGACCCCAGCGAGCAGGCCGGCGACGGCGAACCCTCCCACACCCGGGGCCTGCGGGCATGA
- a CDS encoding sigma 54-interacting transcriptional regulator, with the protein MPQNETGLPQTVGELLSLPEYAGRAPFDGQSRRVQDEVRENLKRKLRSGETLFPGVVGYDDSVVPQLINALLARQNFILLGLRGQAKSRILRAITSLLDPQVPAIAESEISDDPLNPISAQGQELLREHGKNLPLKWIAREDRYVEKLATPDVTVADLIGDVDPIKAARLGTALGDVRSMHFGLLPRANRGIFAVNELADLSPKVQVALFNILQEGDVQIKGYPVRLELDVMLVFSANPEDYTARGKIVTPLKDRIGSEVRTHYPKTVDEGMSITAQEAVRDGSVTVPGFVAELIEEIAFQAREDGRVDKLSGVSQRLPISLMEVASANAEARSLRLGDEPVVRVSDVYAGLPAITGKLELEYEGELRGADVVAKDIIRKAAGQVYGRHYASADTRALEKWFDEGNVFRFPQAGNTAAALKAAAAVPGLSALAAEVAEQAGDAHRVSAAEFILEGLYGRKKLSRAEESYAAPEPEPQRRAGGRWN; encoded by the coding sequence ATGCCCCAGAATGAGACCGGACTGCCCCAGACCGTTGGTGAACTGCTCAGCTTGCCCGAGTATGCGGGCCGCGCTCCGTTCGACGGCCAAAGCCGCCGGGTGCAAGACGAGGTGCGCGAGAACCTCAAGCGCAAACTCCGCAGCGGCGAGACGCTGTTTCCCGGCGTGGTCGGCTACGACGACTCGGTGGTGCCGCAACTGATCAACGCCCTGCTGGCCCGGCAGAACTTCATTCTGCTGGGGCTGCGCGGGCAGGCCAAGAGCCGCATCCTGCGCGCCATCACCTCGCTGCTCGACCCGCAGGTGCCGGCCATCGCCGAGAGCGAGATCAGCGACGATCCGCTCAACCCCATCAGCGCCCAGGGTCAGGAACTGCTGCGCGAGCACGGCAAGAACCTGCCGCTCAAGTGGATCGCCCGTGAGGACCGTTACGTCGAGAAGCTCGCAACCCCTGACGTGACGGTGGCCGATCTGATCGGCGACGTGGACCCAATCAAGGCCGCCCGCCTCGGCACCGCGCTCGGCGACGTGCGTAGCATGCACTTCGGCTTGCTGCCGCGCGCCAACCGGGGCATCTTCGCCGTCAACGAACTCGCCGACCTCTCGCCCAAGGTGCAGGTGGCGCTCTTCAACATCCTGCAGGAAGGCGACGTGCAGATCAAAGGCTACCCGGTGCGCCTCGAGCTCGACGTGATGCTGGTGTTCTCGGCCAACCCCGAGGACTACACCGCCCGCGGCAAGATCGTCACGCCGCTCAAGGACCGCATCGGCTCGGAAGTCCGCACCCACTACCCCAAGACCGTGGACGAGGGCATGTCCATCACCGCCCAGGAAGCGGTGCGCGACGGCAGCGTGACGGTGCCGGGCTTCGTGGCCGAGCTGATCGAGGAAATCGCCTTCCAGGCCCGCGAGGACGGCCGGGTGGACAAGCTCAGCGGCGTGTCGCAGCGGCTGCCGATCTCGCTGATGGAAGTCGCTTCCGCCAACGCCGAGGCCCGCTCGCTGCGATTGGGCGACGAGCCGGTGGTGCGCGTCAGCGACGTGTACGCGGGCCTGCCGGCCATCACCGGCAAGCTGGAACTCGAATACGAGGGTGAGTTGCGCGGGGCCGACGTGGTCGCCAAGGACATCATCCGCAAGGCGGCCGGGCAGGTGTACGGGCGCCACTACGCCAGCGCCGATACCCGCGCCCTGGAGAAATGGTTCGACGAGGGCAACGTGTTCCGCTTTCCGCAGGCGGGCAACACCGCCGCCGCCCTCAAGGCCGCCGCCGCCGTGCCGGGCCTGAGCGCCCTGGCCGCCGAGGTGGCCGAGCAGGCCGGCGACGCCCACCGGGTCAGCGCCGCCGAGTTCATCCTCGAAGGGCTTTACGGCCGCAAGAAGCTCTCGCGCGCCGAGGAGAGCTACGCCGCGCCGGAACCCGAGCCGCAGCGCCGTGCCGGTGGCCGCTGGAACTGA
- a CDS encoding PIG-L deacetylase family protein, whose translation MNLLAVFSHPDDECGCAATLAKHARRGDRVMIVWTTYGEMSSKFSGVPRDEVKRVREGWASDVAGIIGAEHRFFDMGDTRMQGSREEALHLARLYAEFQPDAVITWDDKGGTFTPHPDHCATAKIAYDAVVLARLPKALMEGQGDLVQEPEAHRREVNFYQYAQYGAPDPTLPIVHVEVGDTIEVAAQVYGYYARHMHGNPAAFPLERFKIGRSSQAHLTGTPFTEKFSVKRMYHPAVPYLL comes from the coding sequence ATGAATCTTCTGGCAGTCTTCAGCCACCCGGACGACGAATGCGGCTGCGCGGCGACCCTCGCCAAGCACGCCCGGCGCGGCGACCGGGTGATGATCGTGTGGACCACCTACGGCGAGATGTCGAGCAAGTTCAGCGGCGTACCGCGCGACGAGGTCAAGCGCGTCCGCGAGGGCTGGGCCAGCGACGTGGCCGGCATCATCGGCGCCGAACACCGCTTTTTCGACATGGGCGACACCCGCATGCAGGGCTCGCGCGAGGAAGCCCTGCACCTCGCCCGGCTGTACGCCGAGTTCCAGCCCGACGCGGTGATCACCTGGGACGACAAGGGCGGCACCTTCACCCCGCACCCCGACCACTGCGCCACCGCCAAGATCGCCTACGACGCGGTGGTGCTGGCCCGGCTGCCCAAAGCCCTGATGGAAGGCCAGGGCGACCTGGTCCAGGAACCCGAAGCGCACCGCCGCGAGGTCAACTTCTACCAGTACGCCCAGTACGGCGCCCCGGACCCGACCCTGCCGATCGTGCATGTCGAGGTGGGCGACACCATCGAGGTGGCGGCCCAGGTGTACGGGTACTACGCCCGGCACATGCACGGCAACCCGGCAGCGTTTCCGCTGGAGCGCTTCAAGATCGGCCGATCGTCGCAGGCCCACCTGACCGGCACCCCCTTCACCGAGAAGTTCAGCGTCAAGCGGATGTACCACCCGGCGGTGCCCTACCTGCTGTGA
- a CDS encoding family 10 glycosylhydrolase, with amino-acid sequence MRSRLPVRRPESQPRRSDQLIFSCLLATLVLGSAQAQTGSGLQLKSPLWTGGARIPAAPPPPSSLPSLPAAASAPITAPPEGPAAVPFIGPLLPPLVPPQVAPPSVTAPLPFGPALPSASTQPPLLPAVPPRTPLPADAELGAVRGLWVDAFGPGLKTPAQVAQMVSDAASLGVNTLFVQTIRRADCFCNRASVPRATDSDLAPDFDPLADVLKLAHAQGMRVFAWASVTGAGNAAAPNTSPQHVLKTHGPAAGTESWVNRRPDGSYLQGSDIWLDAGIPQAAEYMVQSLLSVVRNYDVDGIQLDRIRYPDGGDWGYSPQALARYRSETGAKGTPLATDPAWIDWKREQITALVRRVVLETRRLKPQVWISAATITYGAPPADLKGFQKSRTYSDVLQNWPAWTQEGLIDLNVLMNYKQDLVPNHIQWFDDWNKFALSVRGKAEVAAGTALYLNSPEISRRQMQRALGAGLGWVGYAYRTPGVDVYKHGQSQPKGFEVLRRSLTQNGGPLTSTTWDVTPPTRYALLGRVVGSAPLGGREVEARSANGLLLASTTTDGNGYYGFVDLPMGQIEVRVAGQRWQQQLSQPGVARAPDLLVKDIGVAPALKQGKGK; translated from the coding sequence GTGAGAAGCCGACTTCCTGTACGCCGCCCCGAGTCCCAGCCCCGCCGTTCGGACCAGCTGATCTTCTCCTGCCTGCTGGCCACGCTGGTGCTCGGCAGCGCCCAGGCGCAGACCGGTTCCGGTTTGCAGCTCAAGAGCCCGCTCTGGACCGGCGGGGCGCGCATTCCCGCCGCTCCGCCGCCGCCGTCCAGTCTGCCGAGCCTGCCGGCTGCCGCCAGCGCGCCCATCACGGCGCCGCCGGAGGGCCCCGCCGCCGTGCCGTTCATCGGGCCGCTGCTGCCGCCGCTGGTTCCGCCGCAGGTGGCGCCGCCCTCCGTGACGGCGCCGCTGCCGTTCGGGCCGGCCCTGCCGTCGGCATCGACGCAACCACCGCTGCTCCCGGCGGTACCCCCCCGCACCCCGCTGCCTGCCGATGCCGAACTCGGCGCGGTGCGGGGCCTGTGGGTGGACGCCTTCGGCCCCGGCCTCAAGACCCCGGCGCAGGTGGCGCAGATGGTCAGCGACGCGGCCAGTCTGGGCGTCAACACCCTGTTCGTGCAGACCATTCGCCGGGCCGACTGCTTTTGTAACCGCGCCAGCGTGCCGCGCGCCACCGATTCGGACCTGGCCCCCGACTTCGATCCGCTGGCCGACGTGCTCAAGCTGGCCCACGCCCAGGGCATGCGGGTGTTCGCCTGGGCCAGCGTGACCGGTGCGGGCAACGCCGCCGCGCCCAACACCAGCCCGCAGCACGTCCTCAAGACGCACGGCCCGGCGGCCGGAACCGAGTCGTGGGTCAACCGCCGGCCCGACGGCAGCTACCTGCAAGGCTCGGACATCTGGCTCGACGCCGGCATTCCGCAGGCCGCCGAGTACATGGTGCAGAGTCTGCTGAGCGTGGTACGCAACTACGACGTCGACGGCATTCAGCTCGACCGCATCCGTTACCCCGACGGCGGCGACTGGGGCTACAGCCCGCAGGCGCTGGCCCGCTACCGCAGCGAAACCGGCGCCAAGGGCACGCCGCTGGCGACCGACCCGGCCTGGATCGATTGGAAACGCGAGCAGATCACCGCCCTGGTGCGGCGGGTGGTGCTCGAAACCCGGCGCCTCAAGCCCCAGGTGTGGATCAGCGCCGCCACCATCACCTACGGCGCGCCGCCCGCCGATCTGAAGGGCTTCCAGAAAAGCCGCACATACAGCGACGTGCTGCAGAACTGGCCGGCCTGGACCCAGGAAGGCCTGATCGACCTCAACGTGCTGATGAACTACAAGCAGGACCTGGTGCCCAACCACATCCAGTGGTTCGACGACTGGAACAAGTTCGCCCTCAGCGTGCGCGGTAAGGCCGAAGTGGCGGCCGGCACGGCGCTGTATCTCAACAGCCCCGAGATCTCGCGCCGCCAGATGCAGCGGGCGCTCGGCGCGGGGCTGGGCTGGGTCGGCTACGCCTACCGCACGCCGGGCGTGGACGTCTACAAGCACGGGCAGAGCCAGCCCAAGGGCTTTGAGGTGCTGCGCCGCAGCCTGACCCAGAACGGCGGGCCGCTGACCAGCACCACCTGGGACGTGACCCCCCCGACGCGCTACGCGCTGCTGGGCCGGGTGGTGGGCAGCGCGCCGCTGGGCGGCCGGGAAGTCGAGGCGCGCAGCGCCAACGGCCTCCTGCTGGCTTCGACCACCACCGACGGCAACGGCTACTATGGTTTCGTCGATCTGCCGATGGGCCAGATCGAGGTGCGGGTGGCCGGACAGCGCTGGCAGCAGCAGCTCAGCCAGCCGGGCGTGGCGCGCGCGCCGGACCTGCTGGTCAAGGACATCGGCGTGGCGCCGGCCCTGAAACAGGGCAAGGGCAAATAA
- a CDS encoding S8 family peptidase — MKRLAVMLSSVLALCSVGGTEAGRLSPGLLTRAQAHDNAPVGVIVRFNFKNDASGRQLFKSLRQQLKARLKQLGPSAGMVNKAMQNPHARQLWLYQSVYLQLSPLQALQLSTLPIVDEVFENFKVKLPKVAALSAAQAPVGPPDHLNAIGAPQAWAAGWRGQGIRIGHLDTGVDVSHPELRGKVAAFAEFGADGNRVQSSPHDSAQHGTHTAGLLVGNTVGVAPDAKLISALVLPNGEGTFAQVIAGMQWVLDPDNNADTNDGANVVSMSLGLPGTYQEFVVPVKNMLKAGVVPVFAIGNFGPTAGSTGSPGNIPDVIGVGAVDQQGQVASFSSRGPVAWTGAYNGTFVKPDVAAPGVAITSSFPGGGYGSLSGSSQAAPITAGAVAVMLGAKPGSSVDTIKNALYQSASNNGQKNNNTGYGVINLPAALQKLGVKVGAAAAPSPASTVTAPVGYSFCAPEGGACKFSGQKQVAFGADGRYLSGLTTDGFNCTVEEWGSDPVPGEPKACFIQNGDR, encoded by the coding sequence ATGAAGCGACTAGCGGTGATGTTAAGCAGCGTCCTGGCGCTATGCAGCGTCGGCGGCACGGAGGCCGGACGGCTCTCGCCGGGCCTGCTGACCAGAGCCCAGGCCCACGACAACGCGCCGGTCGGGGTGATCGTCCGCTTCAACTTCAAGAACGACGCCTCGGGCCGCCAGCTGTTCAAGTCGCTGCGCCAGCAGCTCAAGGCCCGCTTGAAGCAGCTGGGTCCTTCGGCGGGAATGGTGAACAAGGCCATGCAAAACCCCCACGCCCGGCAGCTGTGGCTCTACCAGTCGGTGTACCTGCAGCTCTCGCCCCTGCAGGCCCTGCAACTCTCGACCCTGCCGATCGTGGACGAGGTGTTCGAGAACTTCAAGGTCAAGCTGCCCAAAGTCGCGGCCCTCAGCGCGGCCCAGGCCCCGGTCGGCCCGCCGGACCACCTGAACGCCATCGGCGCGCCGCAGGCCTGGGCGGCGGGCTGGCGCGGGCAGGGCATCCGAATCGGTCATCTGGACACCGGGGTGGACGTATCACACCCAGAGTTGCGCGGGAAGGTGGCGGCCTTTGCGGAGTTCGGCGCGGACGGGAACCGGGTGCAGAGCAGTCCGCACGACAGCGCGCAGCACGGGACGCACACGGCTGGGTTGCTGGTGGGCAACACCGTCGGGGTGGCTCCCGATGCCAAACTCATCAGCGCCCTGGTCCTGCCCAATGGCGAAGGCACCTTCGCTCAGGTGATCGCCGGGATGCAGTGGGTGCTCGACCCCGACAACAACGCCGACACCAACGACGGCGCCAACGTCGTCAGCATGAGTCTGGGTCTACCAGGGACGTATCAGGAGTTCGTGGTGCCGGTCAAGAACATGCTCAAGGCCGGGGTGGTACCGGTGTTCGCTATCGGCAACTTCGGTCCCACCGCCGGCAGCACCGGCAGTCCCGGCAACATCCCCGATGTCATCGGCGTCGGGGCGGTGGATCAGCAGGGCCAGGTCGCTTCGTTCAGCAGCCGCGGTCCCGTGGCCTGGACCGGGGCGTACAACGGGACGTTCGTCAAGCCGGATGTGGCGGCACCGGGGGTGGCGATCACCAGCAGCTTCCCGGGCGGGGGGTACGGCTCGCTGTCGGGGTCGTCGCAGGCCGCGCCGATCACGGCGGGGGCGGTGGCGGTGATGCTGGGCGCCAAACCCGGCAGCAGCGTGGACACCATCAAGAACGCCCTCTATCAGAGCGCCTCCAACAACGGTCAGAAAAACAACAACACCGGCTACGGCGTGATCAACCTCCCCGCCGCTCTCCAAAAACTCGGCGTCAAGGTGGGCGCTGCGGCTGCGCCTAGCCCCGCCAGCACAGTGACCGCGCCGGTCGGCTACAGCTTCTGCGCACCGGAAGGCGGCGCCTGCAAGTTCAGCGGCCAGAAGCAGGTGGCCTTCGGCGCCGACGGACGTTACCTCTCGGGCCTGACCACCGACGGCTTCAATTGCACCGTCGAGGAGTGGGGGTCGGACCCGGTGCCGGGAGAGCCCAAGGCCTGCTTCATTCAGAACGGCGACCGGTGA
- the nadE gene encoding ammonia-dependent NAD(+) synthetase, translated as MPSVLPNGPLRERIRAELGVQPDIDPRAEVERRVEFLASYLGATPANGFVLGISGGQDSTLAGRLCQLAAERLRAGGRAATFWAVRLPYGVQADEADAQAALAFIRADRVLSVNIKESSDALSRAAAEALGEAPSDFVRGNIKSRQRMVAQYALAGQLGALVVGTDHAAEALTGFFTKYGDGGVDLAPLTGLTKRQGAQLLEVLGAPEATWRKVPTADLEDERPGLPDEAALGVTYPEIDAYLEGREVGADAARRLEQLFLNTRHKRALPVTPLDRWWSEDAGP; from the coding sequence ATGCCAAGTGTGCTTCCGAACGGACCCTTACGTGAACGGATTCGCGCCGAGCTGGGCGTGCAGCCCGACATCGACCCCCGAGCCGAGGTGGAGCGCCGGGTGGAATTTCTGGCGTCGTACCTGGGGGCCACGCCGGCCAACGGTTTCGTCCTGGGCATCAGCGGCGGCCAGGACAGCACCCTGGCCGGACGGCTGTGCCAGCTGGCCGCCGAACGCCTGCGCGCCGGGGGCCGCGCCGCGACCTTCTGGGCGGTGCGGCTGCCTTACGGGGTGCAGGCCGACGAAGCCGACGCCCAGGCGGCCCTGGCGTTCATCCGGGCCGACCGGGTGCTGAGCGTGAACATCAAGGAAAGCAGCGACGCGCTCTCGCGGGCGGCGGCCGAGGCGCTGGGCGAGGCGCCGAGCGATTTCGTGCGCGGCAACATCAAATCGCGCCAGCGGATGGTGGCCCAGTACGCCCTGGCCGGGCAGCTCGGCGCGCTGGTGGTGGGCACCGACCACGCTGCCGAGGCGCTCACCGGCTTTTTCACCAAGTACGGCGACGGCGGCGTGGACCTGGCGCCGCTCACCGGCCTCACCAAGCGCCAGGGCGCACAGCTGCTCGAGGTGCTCGGCGCGCCAGAAGCCACCTGGCGCAAGGTGCCCACCGCCGACCTCGAAGATGAGCGTCCCGGTCTGCCGGACGAGGCGGCCCTGGGCGTGACCTATCCCGAGATCGACGCCTACCTCGAAGGCCGGGAAGTCGGCGCCGACGCGGCGCGGCGGCTCGAACAGCTGTTTCTCAACACCCGCCACAAGCGTGCGCTGCCGGTAACGCCGCTCGACCGCTGGTGGAGCGAGGACGCTGGGCCATGA
- a CDS encoding nicotinate phosphoribosyltransferase, with protein MMQGYFAEGKHTQQATFDLYYRRNPYRGGYAVWAGLEVALDYLDHLKFKPDQLAFLDSLQLFEPAFLKALETWRFTCRVTAFEEGAVVFANEPLLTVEGPLWEAQLVETALLNILNFQTLIATKAARCVSAAGPGSSVVEFGARRAQGPDGALGAARAAFVGGAVGTSNVEAAARYGLPLSGTHAHAWVESFGSELEAFRAYARLYPDSTTLLLDTFDTLESGLPNALTVARELRDAGHELRGVRLDSGDLAYLSARVRQALDNTGFGGVQIVASNDLSEFVIESVIREGGRIDVYGVGTQLATGGGEGGGALGGVYKLVALSGEGRMKLTGDPGKTSVPGPKRVWRARDAQGRLALDVVAAADEPPPQAGERVSDPLNPLRSSLLGHDLSWHDPRRVVHDAGRRTQPEAALSDLQRRAHSGLDELPEGTRRLLNPHLYRVSLSAELQRRREALIEHLRRP; from the coding sequence ATGATGCAGGGCTACTTCGCCGAGGGCAAGCACACTCAGCAGGCCACCTTCGATCTGTACTACCGCCGCAATCCCTACCGGGGCGGCTACGCGGTGTGGGCCGGGCTGGAGGTGGCCCTCGACTACCTTGACCACCTGAAGTTCAAGCCCGATCAGCTGGCCTTTCTGGACTCGCTCCAGCTGTTTGAGCCGGCGTTTCTGAAGGCGCTGGAAACGTGGCGCTTTACCTGCCGGGTCACGGCCTTCGAGGAAGGCGCGGTGGTGTTCGCCAACGAGCCGCTGCTGACCGTCGAGGGACCGCTGTGGGAAGCGCAACTCGTCGAGACGGCCCTGCTCAACATCCTGAATTTCCAGACCCTGATCGCTACCAAGGCGGCCCGCTGCGTGAGTGCCGCCGGCCCCGGCAGCAGCGTGGTCGAGTTCGGGGCCCGCCGCGCCCAGGGACCAGACGGAGCGCTGGGCGCGGCGCGGGCGGCGTTCGTGGGCGGCGCGGTCGGCACCAGCAACGTCGAGGCCGCCGCCCGCTACGGCCTGCCGCTCAGCGGCACCCACGCCCACGCCTGGGTGGAGAGCTTCGGCAGCGAGCTCGAAGCGTTCCGCGCCTACGCCCGGCTGTACCCGGACAGCACCACGCTGCTGCTCGACACCTTCGACACCCTGGAAAGCGGCCTGCCCAACGCCCTGACGGTGGCCCGCGAACTGCGCGACGCCGGGCACGAACTGCGCGGCGTGCGGCTCGACAGCGGCGACCTGGCCTACCTGTCGGCGCGGGTGCGGCAGGCACTCGACAACACGGGCTTTGGGGGCGTTCAGATCGTGGCGAGCAACGACCTCTCGGAATTCGTGATCGAATCGGTGATCCGCGAGGGCGGGCGCATCGACGTGTACGGGGTGGGCACCCAGCTCGCCACCGGCGGCGGCGAAGGCGGTGGGGCGCTGGGCGGCGTGTACAAGCTCGTGGCCCTGAGCGGCGAGGGCCGCATGAAACTCACCGGCGATCCCGGCAAGACCAGCGTTCCCGGCCCCAAGCGCGTCTGGCGCGCACGCGACGCCCAGGGCCGCTTGGCGCTGGACGTGGTGGCGGCGGCGGATGAGCCGCCCCCCCAGGCCGGCGAACGGGTCAGCGATCCGCTCAATCCGCTGCGCAGCTCGCTCCTGGGCCATGACCTGAGCTGGCACGATCCGCGCCGGGTGGTGCACGACGCCGGACGACGGACCCAGCCCGAAGCGGCGCTCAGCGATTTGCAGCGCCGCGCGCACAGCGGGCTGGACGAATTGCCGGAGGGCACCCGGCGGCTGCTCAACCCGCACCTGTACCGGGTGAGCCTCAGCGCCGAGCTGCAACGCCGCCGAGAAGCGCTGATCGAGCACCTGCGCCGCCCGTGA